Below is a window of Rhipicephalus sanguineus isolate Rsan-2018 chromosome 9, BIME_Rsan_1.4, whole genome shotgun sequence DNA.
TTGGCATCGATGATGCGCTTGATGGCCCGTCGCTCCAGCCGCAAGGCGTCGTCGGCTTCGTTATCCATGTCTTCTACACTCACGTAGCATCTGAAGACACGTTGGGGTTGTAATCTCACCTAACGCATCACCGGCCACCAATTTTTCGTAAAAGGAACGGCTATAGGTAAGCGTGCAAGGTACCGTAAATGTCACTTTCGCTGCGAAGGCTGCTTTGATTTTTCGAAGCTCTGGTGGTCAAAAATGGCAACTAGAGCGAACAAAATTCATTTCTACAAAGTCTCAGTAACCTAATACAGCAAGACAACTaacaatatttttaaaattttttacaGTTAGTCTTGAATGTTAATTGGACATggaacacacgcaaaaaaaaaacatattatgTTTTCTGTGGTTACTTGATTCGCCGCACACCGCTGTGATTGGCGACACTGTCGCGGCCAGCTGCTACCCGCCTTTTTTCGGATAGTACACAAGTGAAATAACGTGTTGGTTCTTGCTGTAAACTTTACATGGAGACGCGTGACAAGCTGTCGTGTGAATATCAATCTTATCGTTTGTTTCTCTACGGGTGAAGCTATCTGTACTCTCAAGCGGCCTGTGCTCAGCATTGCGGCCGACGCAGAACATCATGCGGCGATGTTTCGCACCAAGCCAgctggccaagcgacgatgtattCAAGATGACGAAAACAGCGTCTCGATACGCAAGGCGAAGGAAACGTACTCCAATGGAGACTCCACCGAGAACGGCGAGCGCATCGTGCTCAGCAAACACGAAGCGTTCATACGATCTCTGCTCTGCAAGCCGTACAAGGTACCCATCCCGAACTACGTGCCGAGCCTGCAAAGCCGCTCGCTGGGACTCAAACGAACCTCTGGTCCGCGCCCCTTACACGATCCCGACGAAGAAGGTGCACTGGTCTTGTACGCACCTCCGGCGCTGACGAACCACGAACAGATGACGGGAAACAGCAAGCTCGTGCACGTTGTGGTCGATCCAGTGCTCACCAAGGTGCTGCGTCCCCATCAACGCGAAGGCGTCAAGTTCATGTGGGACTGCGTGACGGGCTGCCGCATCGAAGGCAGCTACGGCTGCATCATGGCCGACGAGATGGGACTCGGAAAAACGCTGCAGTGCATCACCCTGTTGTGGACGCTGCTGCGACAGAGTTCCGAATTTGCGACGCCCACCATCACCAAAGCGATCATCGTGACGCCCAGCAGTCTCGTGAAAAACTGGCACAACGAGCTGTCGAAGTGGCTGGGCGATCGGGTCCGCTCCGTTGCCATCGAAAGCGGCAGCAAGGCTGAGATCGACTCTGAGGTCTGCACAACTTGTGATTCCTGTTATTCTTGGGGATGGGGAAAACGATACAGTTGTCCGTGAGAATCTCAGTAGTACGTGTTGCATGTGAACATTGTAGCAGCTCACTTTTCATTTTTTGCATTCCGTTTTGCTGTTTAATGTAACTGGAGACCCTTAGCAATCGTGCACTGCTCCATGCATAAAACAGTTGGGAAATTGCATGAGCACGTAGAGAGCAGCTGCTTTTACAGAAATATTGAAATGAAGACAATATGACTAAGAAGTGCATATTTGTATGCACTGCTGCCAGTGTACTGTATGCAATATGTTGAAACATAATGTATTTGTTCCATTAGTTTACAAAGCATCCCATGTTGAAATCCGTGTTGAAATCGCAGCACATGCAAAAGACACGGACACTGTCTTTTGTGTGCTGCGATTTCAATACGAATATTCACTAACTCGCGCAAGTTTCAGTTCTACAATGTATAATGCTTCTTGCTGTCTCTGATTCATTTCAGATTCGCAGCTTCATGACGACTTTCGGCAGGCGCGTCTGCACCCCTGTGCTGATCCTGTCATACGAAACTTTCCGTCTGCATGCTGCAGCACTACAGAGTGGCGAGGTGGGGCTTGTCATTTGTGACGAGGGTCATCGGCTCAAGAACTGCGAGAACCAGACATACCATGCCCTGAACGGGTTGCAGACGCGAAGGCGCGTGCTCCTGTCGGGGACGCCCATCCAGAACGATCTGCTCGAATACTTCAGCCTCATCCACTTTGTGAACCAAGGCATCCTCGGCACGGCTCAAGAGTTCAAGAAGAAATTTGAACTGCCAATCTTGAAAAGCAGGGACTCCTGCTCGACCGACGCTGACCGTGCGCGTGGTCAGGAGAGACTAGATGAGCTCATAGGAATTGTGAATCGGTGCCTGATCCGCCGGACTAACGCCCTTCTGTCACGTTACCTGCCCGTCAAGATGGAGTATATTGTTTGCTGTTCCATGACAGCGATGCAGCGCACATGGTATGGGTGGCGTCGTTGCATTGTCATGCAACTGTTCATTCTCTTATGTGCTTTCTATCGATGGATACTTAGTTGCCTACTTGGATGGGTATGCAAACTATTTTGAGTTTCTTAGTGCCGGTGAACATACAATCGCTTGTGCATGTACTGAACTGCTGCTTTGTGTTAAATGCTACTGCAGTGTGTACAGCAAAGGTGAGGAGGCACAGCTACTGCTAATGCAGGTATTAAATAGGTATGCTTGACTGTGGTGCAAAATACATAGCCTGAAAAGGGGGAACAAAAGCTTTTTCTCTTTTCTAAATGTATTTTGCCCCACAGTCAAGCACACCTAACCAATCTAAGCGCCATCTCACCTAAAAAGAAGCCCTTTGCAGGTATTAAAGCTTGTTACAATTTGATGATAGCACTTAGACATGAGTACAAACAAGATTATGAAATCTCAGAATGGTTGTATAGCTGGAAGATTGCATGACCTCCAAAAATCtggcaatactttttttttcattgagatGCCACCACAATTGAAGGTTGTACGTGGAGGGGAGTGACTACGATGCGAAAAAAACAACTGCCAGAAATTGTGTGCAGTTGACCCTGGCCGATGCAGAAAATTCTCAGTTTGAAGAGTGATACTCTGTTATTCCTGTTTATATTCCTGATTATTATTAGCTAATACATTCGTGAATGTCTGATGGTAAGAATAGTGACAATTGGAGCTCAGAAGTGATGGTAAAAAATTTCGCTCTTTGTTGTCAATGCTCCCCAGATCCACTACTTTGGTGTTAAAGTCTGGGAAACCCTTTCCTTAGTACATTTACCCTAATATGGATAACATACTATGCCGAATGCTCACTTGACATATCTTCTCATCAATCACACTGTCACCAGCCTGCCTGTACTCTGTGCTGTCTGACGCATtcacactttttctttctttttcacaccTCAGTTATGTGGCATACATTATGTGCTGTGTGGTGAAAACATGCAGGAGTGCTGTTGGGGCAAATCACTATTATTTTCGTAATGCACGTCACTGCTCACACACACGTGGACGTTTGTCTTGAAAAGCCAATGAGAAAGGCCCCTACTTGGTGCTAAGCTTGTTAATTCATAGTTATGGTGTAAAAGGACATGAAATGATCTGAAGTGTGACAAGCCAGTAATGCGACAAGTACCCTTACAATGACCACTTCTTTTGTCATTGCTTTGAATTCGTGTTATTTTGCACTATCTATAGTTCGTTACAACCTATGAATGAATATAAGCCCCGCCCACAGCCGTCACTGACCCAACAAGGCAGAATTTACATAGATGTCCAGATGTCCTTTGCAATGGCATTTTGTCATTTCTGTGACATTGATCACAGACACATGTTCGTATCGCTAGTTTTTGCTCGGATGTCAGCAAAGATTTCGACACTACGGCTGAGCCAAATGTAATATTTTAAGGAAGGGCGGTGAACTTTCAATCTTAATATGCATGGTATTTAAATTAGCAGTGAAATAGTACTCGTGGTTTGAACGGAAAGCACCGAGCGCGAATCTCTTGCTCGGATGAATAGTAGATGCTCCACAGTTGCGGGGGCAGAGATTCTACTTACTCCTAGGTTGTAACCAACTGTAgagctttttctttgttagagatATCACATTTAGTTTCTGACATTCACTGTTGTGCAGGTACGAGCAGCTAGCCGGCATGAAGGGCACCACTCCCCTGGCCACCATAACGCTTCTTAAGAAGCTCTGCAACCACCCATCACTCGTGCGCGAGTGTTTCCCGGAAGACGAGAGGATGTTTCGTGGACCTTCGGTGCAGCCCGAGCTATCGGGAAAACTGCGCCTGCTCGACTCTCTGCTAGCCGTGATCCGAAGCACAACCGACGACAAAGTGGTGCTCATTTCGAACTACACCCAAACGCTGGACGTATTCGAAAAGCTGTGCCGCGAACGTGGCTATGGCTTTTTTCGACTGGATGGGAGCATGACCATCAAGAAGAGGGCGAAGATTGTGGCATCTTTCAACATGCCATCCAGTCCAGAGTTTGCCTTCATGCTTAGTAGCAAGGCAGGAGGCTGTGGACTCAACCTTATTGGAGCCAACAGGTAAGTGATTCTGAGTCTCTCTGGCAAAATGGAAATAGTGCGAGACACAAGATACAAGATACCTCAAGTGTTCACcttcaactgaaatttattgacaGAAACAAGCTGAAAAGGTCAACACAAACCAACTGTGCCAGGCTGCAAAACAGGACATTCGCCAACCATTTACAAATATAAACAGGTGGAAATAAAGGCATGCTGATATTGTGCACAGTGATGGCATCACTGTGGTTGGGCTGTGCCACCTCTAGAAAACAAGCCTCATTTTCCTCACAGCTATACAAACCTAGATTAGAAAACCAATGTCACTTGCCTCACAATCTCACAagtgtaccaactcgcccaaatgtctgTTTTGTTTTGGCGACTTGTAATGTAAGCTTTGCGACTGCAACATTCTGTCGCTCACCGTGTAGTCAAGAGCTTGATTCCCTGCTGTGCTGCAGCCGTGCAAGTTAAAAGAGCTCAGGTGGTCTGGAGCCCACCACTTTGAAACCTCTCCAAATGCACATGTATCGTGGGAATGCCAATGCACAAGTCAGGAATGTACAGGTTGCACGTTTCTGCAGAGCTGTAGATCATCCTGTTTTATATTTAGGCGGTATCTTGTTAGTGCCAGCAGCTGGTTCAAGTTGCCGAGGACAAATGATAATTTTGCTTTGACTTTCTTAACTTTCTTTCCTATTATCTACCGTAATGTCACTGTCAGCCTGTGCTCACAGTGTTCTTGGTGTCGGCCGTCTAGCTTTTATATTGCGAAAGCTATTGCACACAAAGACCATAACATATTAAGGTCAAAGCTGATATTGAAAATACTGCAGAATATTTTACAATTAAAATTCTTTACACTAATGTTTATATCAATATTCTGATATTGACTGGCTAACCTTGCCTTGATTCACTGATCTAATCGATAATCTTTTTTACAAAGAAGACCGACAAGAACACAATAGTTTCAAAGAGATAAAAAAGCAAGACTGAGGCTGAGCCAAAGCCTGATGCGTATGTGTAAGGATTTTCAAAATGCACATGCATGTTcgcgcgaagcggcacttcttggcGATGCGAAAGAACGATTTTCGCCGTTCATGTCCGATTGCTGGCTGTCGCCACGCCTCTACAAGACTGCCATTCCTAGAACCCGAAAGAAAGCCGCAGGTATCATCGTCGTAAAACTTTGTCGCCGTCCGGCTTGCCGTCCAGCAGCATGGCCTCCGAAACTGGCGCGAGCCCGCTGATCTCGGAAGCCATGGCGGCAGATCAGTACCGCAAGCCGCCGACGTACGGCGCCACAGGAGCTCTTTTGAAATGCAGCGCGTAATTTCAATTGTGATAGTTGTGCTACCCAATGGCCGTGGTTGTGTAAACTGTCCCATAACGGAATGGGATATAGATAATTATGGCCTATATCGAACTCGACATTGGATTTAACGAGCTTAGCGCGGATAAAGTCAGCACAGAGTTACGTCTAGTTTAGTTTGTCCGAGCAACGTCTTGGCATCTAGAGAACACTAATCAGTAACGTACTGTCTTTGCTTTTACGCCTTTTAAAGGGAAGTCGCCATACACAGAATAATGCACATATACGTAGTAGCTTGAAAAACAGGCGAACGTCCGCCATGGTGGCCTAGCCACTTTGGCGTTGCGCTTCTAAGCCGCAcagcgcgagttcgattcctattcacggcggccgcatctcgaTGGCGGCGACATGCAATAACGCCCGTCTACTTATATCTAagtccacgttaaagaatcccaggtggtcaaaattaatcccgagtcTGCAGCGTGCTTTGCAACTATATCGTGGATTTATCTTTCAAAATCGCTGGATGCATTCAATAATAGGCGAGCGCTCATTGGTGCAGGTTACGGAAGACATCGGAGCTTTATAGTTTCTTGTTGCTTAACTGCTGAGGTCCGCGTTAGAAATGTATGCTTTTTATATCTCACTGAAAGTAGTCGCATTTGgggcctttttctttctttctctctttctttctttctttcgttctttctttctttttttctttctttctttcctcttcttttttttttctttaaaattttGAACTGGCATACCGGAAGAACAAAACCAACCACTCGCTTTCAGTGGCGACCTCTCTGATGCACACAACTTCGTTTCTTGCTCTTGCTGTCACCTAGAATATCGGAGACTTACTCTTTAGTACACATAGCTGTCTTGCTGTTTCTTGATGGTACGTATGTCATTTTTCGTTGCCCCGCTCGTCGCGCTGTACTGAACTCCTCAAGCATGGTTGCTcgttgcataggcgtgcgcagggttccccttcaggggggcgaaggttcatcgcagcgacccctccccttgcgcacgcctatggcttgttgggctagttggttcattgcaactaatgtgaaaaaataataaaattaaggAAAGGACGACGATAGAGACAGAGTGAAAAGAGCACTTAACGCGCTTTTTTCGCTTTTCGtcctttgctttctttcttatttttttgtgcTGTTACATGAAttcctcaagcattttttttttcttaacctcCAAGTTTCTTCACTGACTTTTAGTGGCGATAAAATGCAGTAGTTGCACCCTTTattactttcaagctcagcggtACGCAGCCGGTCATGAATTAGTGATCCGTGGATTCCGTGTCGTAAGGCTTCAAACCCATTTCTATTCTTCTCTAGTCCGCATCTGTAATCGGTAATACGGATCATTTGTAACAGTGTCGTCGGTCGGAAGGTGTGTTAATGAAAGGAAGATGCTGTCATGATAGCATAGATCCACAGCTGTTCGGGCAAATGTGTCACGGTTGTGCTGACGTCAGAGTGAAACAAGTGCAATAATAATTAATTTTAATAATCTAAATTTTTAAATTTAGTCGCGCGTTCTCTCAGTGTAATAAGTGCTTCGCATCAATTGCAGTATATATAGGACACTTACGCAGAACATCGGCGCCAatacattttttatttctttccttcattccatTCTACAAACGTCGTTTTCGTACATTCGTCCACGGTCGTAAAGGAGCGCGCGCGTAATCTCTGTTCGGACGCGCGCGCCGCCCCCACGTGGCGTTGTGTTTGCATTAGACGTCGGCTCTTCTTCATCCGCTGACACCGTACGGAGGAGCTCTCTCCCGTGTCgcaatgtttttttcttctttacctcGCCCTTGGAAGAAGGCTTTCTCCTCTTCCGACCCCGCGGTTACGTGGCGACCGTGTCAGCGTGGcccgttaaggggtattcagacgggggaggaatgctcgggggagacgggggggttgcggatcacgtgaccacgacgtcacggattagcgagtgggcgtgacccccccgcgcctcctcggaggagacggggacgttttccccgaaaggacaaacaatcccccggcggtgggggatgtggcggaatttctggctcttgtttggccacattgttgcacttgctcctgcagagagcggcagtgggtgtccagtctgcagttggggtcatctgtagctggggtcatcgtcgtcagcagctggtgaaacgggcggtacaagccacaggagtagtctggtaacactggtctccccctccgttcgccccgtccgtgtgagtggggggcatttgtggcgacttctcctcgcgagttgacgtcactaggctccgcctttaccccccgagcatttctcctccgtctgaatacccctttacacgCGCTCTTACgatccgcgcgcgcgcgcttcttcACTGCATCCTGGGCAGGCAGGACTCGCTGTGCGTGCTTGTCGCAGGATACGCGCGCACAGCGGGACGAAACGTGCAAGGGAGGGAAGAGATGAGAGAGAGAACGCACGACGACGTTCTTTTCTTCAAGAGGGAGGTGACGACACAACACGCCCCCGTCGTCGCGGCGACCCGCGATGTGCTTCGGCGACGGGACGAGACTCCACGGAATCGCGCGTAGCCCGGGGGCTTTCGTCGTCGTCATCCACGTCGTCCTCGTTTATAGGACAGAGAACGGCGGGGGGAACCGAGGGGGGCtcgattattaaggcgaaagccttagatgctttcgtcaaactcgaaaagtgaccgacggcggcgtcaacgcgagtgatgcaataaagcaccatcacgtgatgacatcacagatcaccaaaatttgtgacgtcatcatgacttcgcATAACTTGaggtcacatgatgacttcatcacatgaggTCTGAGGTGTggtgatcccggaggcactgcaaagcccCGTGAGGTGCAGACGACCACGGGAAGTCTACAGGAAACGAAGCTAGGgaaagcacagagagagaattatctgtggttatatatatatatatttttttcaaatcTGAAATGTAGAAACGATGAAGTAAAAAGAAATTGAAGTTACCGCCAAACAAACATTTTGCCGCTGCTCGGAGTTCAACCCATATTTCGTTCCGTATTATTCTCTCGGGACACtcgaacagtgaaaaaaaaacaaaaaacgatttttctcgtatcagtAAATAGC
It encodes the following:
- the LOC119404521 gene encoding DNA repair and recombination protein RAD54-like isoform X3 yields the protein MRRCFAPSQLAKRRCIQDDENSVSIRKAKETYSNGDSTENGERIVLSKHEAFIRSLLCKPYKVPIPNYVPSLQSRSLGLKRTSGPRPLHDPDEEGALVLYAPPALTNHEQMTGNSKLVHVVVDPVLTKVLRPHQREGVKFMWDCVTGCRIEGSYGCIMADEMGLGKTLQCITLLWTLLRQSSEFATPTITKAIIVTPSSLVKNWHNELSKWLGDRVRSVAIESGSKAEIDSEIRSFMTTFGRRVCTPVLILSYETFRLHAAALQSGEVGLVICDEGHRLKNCENQTYHALNGLQTRRRVLLSGTPIQNDLLEYFSLIHFVNQGILGTAQEFKKKFELPILKSRDSCSTDADRARGQERLDELIGIVNRCLIRRTNALLSRYLPVKMEYIVCCSMTAMQRTWYEQLAGMKGTTPLATITLLKKLCNHPSLVRECFPEDERMFRGPSVQPELSGKLRLLDSLLAVIRSTTDDKVVLISNYTQTLDVFEKLCRERGYGFFRLDGSMTIKKRAKIVASFNMPSSPEFAFMLSSKAGGCGLNLIGANRLVMFDPDWNPANDAQAMARVWRDGQRKPCFVYRLVCSGSIEEKILQRQTHKKALSSCVVDSEEDVARHFSAADLRDLFRLDAEEVRSSTHESLSCRRCVNGIEARPPPEDADLASDLSQWHHCWARKQSEDHVLRQCWDSGVNFAFAQRSHKAPVAVP
- the LOC119404521 gene encoding DNA repair and recombination protein RAD54-like isoform X2: MRRCFAPSQLAKRRCIQDDENSVSIRKAKETYSNGDSTENGERIVLSKHEAFIRSLLCKPYKVPIPNYVPSLQSRSLGLKRTSGPRPLHDPDEEGALVLYAPPALTNHEQMTGNSKLVHVVVDPVLTKVLRPHQREGVKFMWDCVTGCRIEGSYGCIMADEMGLGKTLQCITLLWTLLRQSSEFATPTITKAIIVTPSSLVKNWHNELSKWLGDRVRSVAIESGSKAEIDSEIRSFMTTFGRRVCTPVLILSYETFRLHAAALQSGEVGLVICDEGHRLKNCENQTYHALNGLQTRRRVLLSGTPIQNDLLEYFSLIHFVNQGILGTAQEFKKKFELPILKSRDSCSTDADRARGQERLDELIGIVNRCLIRRTNALLSRYLPVKMEYIVCCSMTAMQRTWYEQLAGMKGTTPLATITLLKKLCNHPSLVRECFPEDERMFRGPSVQPELSGKLRLLDSLLAVIRSTTDDKVVLISNYTQTLDVFEKLCRERGYGFFRLDGSMTIKKRAKIVASFNMPSSPEFAFMLSSKAGGCGLNLIGANRLVMFDPDWNPANDAQAMARVWRDGQRKPCFVYRLVCSGSIEEKILQRQTHKKALSSCVVDSEEDVARHFSAADLRDLFRLDAEEVRSSTHESLSCRRCVNGIEARPPPEDADLASDLSQWHHCWARKQSEDHVLRQCWDSGVNFAFAQRSHKAPVAVP